A region of Natribaculum luteum DNA encodes the following proteins:
- a CDS encoding TIGR03557 family F420-dependent LLM class oxidoreductase — protein MAKLGYTLSSEEHGPNDLVDNARRAEAVGFDFVSISDHFHPWISQQGNAPFVWSVLGALAEATDDLEVGVGVTCPTVRIHPAIVAQAVATTAAMFDGRFTFGVGTGENLNEHVLGDRWPEHDVRLEMLEEAMTVMEALWEGDTVSHRGTHYTVENARLYTLPAEPPPVVVSAFGPKTARMAAERGDGLWTVGPREDVLEAYEDAGGEGPTYTQLDVCYAETEDEAVDTVYEHWPNTALPGELSQELPTPAHFEQAATMVEREDVAEGSTVTSPEPEAHLESIREAIDVGYDHVYVHQIGPDQDSFFEFYDEEVLAELE, from the coding sequence ATGGCGAAGCTCGGTTACACGCTCTCGAGTGAAGAACACGGCCCGAACGACCTCGTCGACAACGCTCGCCGCGCCGAAGCGGTCGGATTCGACTTCGTATCGATCTCGGATCACTTCCACCCGTGGATCTCCCAGCAGGGGAACGCGCCGTTCGTCTGGTCCGTCCTGGGTGCGCTCGCGGAGGCCACCGACGACCTCGAGGTCGGCGTCGGTGTCACCTGTCCGACGGTGCGGATCCACCCGGCGATCGTCGCCCAGGCCGTCGCCACCACGGCGGCGATGTTCGACGGCCGATTCACCTTCGGCGTCGGTACCGGCGAGAACTTGAACGAGCACGTCCTCGGCGATCGGTGGCCCGAACACGACGTCCGCCTCGAGATGCTCGAGGAGGCGATGACCGTCATGGAGGCCCTCTGGGAGGGCGACACCGTCAGCCATCGCGGGACCCACTACACCGTCGAGAACGCCCGCCTCTACACCCTGCCGGCGGAGCCACCGCCAGTCGTCGTCTCGGCGTTCGGACCGAAGACCGCGCGGATGGCCGCCGAACGCGGCGACGGTCTCTGGACCGTCGGCCCGCGGGAGGACGTTCTCGAGGCCTACGAGGACGCGGGCGGCGAGGGGCCGACGTACACCCAGCTCGACGTCTGCTACGCCGAAACCGAGGACGAGGCAGTCGACACCGTCTACGAACACTGGCCGAACACCGCCCTGCCGGGCGAACTCAGCCAGGAACTGCCGACGCCGGCACACTTCGAGCAGGCCGCGACGATGGTCGAGCGCGAGGACGTCGCCGAGGGGAGCACGGTGACGAGTCCCGAACCCGAGGCGCACCTCGAGAGCATTCGGGAGGCGATCGACGTCGGCTACGACCACGTTTACGTCCACCAGATCGGTCCCGACCAGGACTCCTTCTTCGAGTTCTACGACGAGGAGGTGTTAGCCGAACTCGAATGA
- a CDS encoding aldo/keto reductase, whose translation MEYVSLGNTGTTVSRLCFGTWRFGKRHGDVVETERDEAHDLLDAARDHGINFIDTANVYGDPDGTAETWIGEWLEDQDREEFVIASKVYFPFDGWGEPGPNDSGLGRKHIRTQIEGTLERLGTDYLDLYYIHRWDDDTPIRETLSTLNDLVREGKVRHLGASSMAAWKLTRALWTSDVHDFERFDVTQPMVNAAHYDAVGDYLDVCADQDLAVCPYSPLAGGFLTGKYDRAPDGTVEAPDGSRATLTETFGDRYATDRAWDVLEAVEDVADELEATPAQVSLRWLMEQDRFTCVPIVGARSPDQLEENVDAVDLDLSTEQFARIDEARTGDE comes from the coding sequence ATGGAGTACGTCTCCCTCGGTAACACCGGCACGACGGTATCGCGGCTCTGCTTCGGGACGTGGCGTTTCGGCAAACGACACGGCGACGTCGTCGAGACAGAGAGAGACGAAGCGCACGACTTGCTCGACGCCGCTCGAGACCACGGCATCAACTTCATCGACACAGCCAACGTCTACGGCGACCCCGACGGCACCGCGGAGACGTGGATCGGCGAGTGGCTCGAAGATCAGGACCGCGAGGAGTTCGTCATCGCCTCGAAAGTCTACTTCCCGTTCGACGGCTGGGGAGAACCCGGCCCCAACGACTCGGGGCTCGGTCGCAAGCACATCCGCACCCAGATCGAAGGAACGCTCGAGCGACTCGGCACCGACTACCTCGACCTCTACTACATCCACCGCTGGGACGACGACACGCCGATTCGCGAGACGCTGTCGACGCTGAACGACCTCGTCCGCGAGGGGAAAGTCCGTCACCTCGGGGCCTCGAGCATGGCCGCCTGGAAGCTGACCAGGGCGCTGTGGACGAGCGACGTCCACGACTTCGAGCGGTTCGACGTCACCCAGCCGATGGTCAACGCCGCCCACTACGACGCCGTCGGCGACTACCTCGACGTCTGTGCCGACCAGGATCTGGCCGTCTGCCCGTACTCGCCGCTGGCTGGCGGGTTCCTGACCGGCAAGTACGACCGCGCTCCGGACGGCACCGTCGAGGCACCCGACGGCTCCCGGGCGACCCTCACCGAGACGTTCGGCGATCGCTACGCCACCGACCGGGCCTGGGACGTCCTCGAGGCGGTCGAGGACGTGGCCGACGAACTCGAGGCGACGCCCGCACAGGTGTCGCTTCGCTGGCTGATGGAGCAGGATCGCTTCACGTGCGTGCCGATCGTGGGTGCTCGCTCGCCCGACCAGCTCGAAGAGAACGTCGACGCGGTCGATCTCGACCTCTCGACCGAGCAGTTCGCGCGAATCGACGAGGCCCGCACCGGCGACGAGTGA
- a CDS encoding ABC transporter ATP-binding protein, whose amino-acid sequence MEAVVGAEDVRKTYGDVVALSSVSLSVGRGEVFALIGPNGAGKTTLVRALTGTTEPDSGTTQILGEHPTTVDRGRLGVLPQNFTPPDRLTARELLAYYAGLYDEARDPETVLADVGLADAGETWYENLSGGQQRRVCVGSALVNDPDVLFLDEPTTGIDPAGRRTVWRLIEDLAATGTTVFLTTHDMAEAERLADRVGLLAGGELVAVGTSEALVAEHGGSSHLTVDTEADPTAFADLEYPTEVRNGSTVVDDVSPAEIGTVVAYLEERDLEYTGLTWAEPDLEDVYLELADDAEIARTTRDEGTVLATAGGEPGR is encoded by the coding sequence ATGGAAGCCGTAGTCGGCGCAGAGGACGTACGCAAGACCTACGGCGACGTCGTCGCGCTCTCGAGCGTGTCGCTGTCGGTCGGCCGCGGTGAAGTGTTCGCGCTCATCGGCCCGAACGGGGCCGGCAAGACGACGCTCGTCCGCGCGCTCACCGGGACGACGGAACCGGACTCGGGGACGACGCAGATCCTGGGCGAGCATCCGACGACCGTCGATCGCGGTCGCCTCGGCGTGTTGCCCCAGAACTTTACGCCCCCGGACCGGTTGACCGCCCGCGAACTGCTCGCCTACTACGCCGGCCTCTACGACGAGGCGCGCGACCCCGAGACGGTGCTCGCTGACGTCGGCCTCGCCGACGCCGGCGAGACGTGGTACGAGAACCTCTCGGGCGGACAACAGCGCCGCGTCTGCGTCGGGAGCGCACTGGTCAACGACCCCGACGTGCTCTTTCTCGACGAGCCGACGACCGGCATCGACCCCGCCGGTCGGCGAACCGTCTGGCGGCTGATCGAGGACCTCGCCGCCACCGGGACGACCGTCTTCCTGACCACCCACGACATGGCCGAGGCCGAACGCCTCGCAGACCGCGTCGGCCTGCTCGCTGGCGGCGAACTCGTGGCCGTCGGCACGTCCGAGGCGCTCGTCGCCGAACACGGCGGGTCGAGCCACCTCACCGTCGACACCGAGGCAGACCCGACCGCGTTCGCCGACCTCGAGTATCCGACAGAGGTGCGAAACGGTAGCACCGTCGTCGACGACGTCTCGCCAGCCGAGATCGGGACCGTGGTCGCCTACCTCGAGGAGCGCGACCTCGAGTACACCGGCCTGACGTGGGCCGAACCCGACCTCGAGGACGTCTACCTGGAACTCGCAGACGACGCGGAGATCGCGCGGACGACGCGGGATGAGGGGACGGTACTCGCCACGGCAGGGGGTGAGCCGGGTCGATGA